From a region of the Phaseolus vulgaris cultivar G19833 chromosome 6, P. vulgaris v2.0, whole genome shotgun sequence genome:
- the LOC137832392 gene encoding phosphatidylinositol N-acetylglucosaminyltransferase subunit P isoform X2, with product MESPHSVNSPRRTLSLSKQRRKTVSVFDPDDKTSGFGLSGDHGPKPSEVYGFVGSITTVVATVIFFIWAYVPESWLQSAGISYYPSRYWALAVPTYVMVTVVLMLGFYIGLNFISTPSPASLNTIFDEFSKDPSSNECSLEDEKPIEPISDIGIDRINDIMFNDVT from the exons ATGGAAAGTCCCCACTCTGTGAACAGTCCAAGAAGAACTCTCAGTCTGTCAAAGCAGCGGAGGAAAACTGTGTCTGTTTTTGACCCTGATGACAAAACCTCTGGCTTTGGATTGTCTGGCGATCATGGCCCTAAGCCTTCTGAAGTTTATGGTTTTGTTGGTTCTATTACCACTGTTGTTGCTACAG TTATTTTCTTCATATGGGCGTATGTTCCAGAATCATGGCTACAATCTGCTGGCATCTCGTACTATCCTAGCAG ATATTGGGCTCTAGCAGTACCAACATATGTGATGGTGACCGTTGTTTTGATGCTGGGATTCTACATTGGCCTGAACTTCATTTCAACACCTTCCCCTGCATCTTTAAACACAATTTTTG ATGAATTCAGTAAAGATCCTTCGAGTAACGAGTGTTCTCTAGAAGATGAGAAACCCATCGAGCCCATTTCAGACATTGGCATTGACAGAATCAATGATATTATGTTTAATGATGTAACCTAA
- the LOC137832392 gene encoding phosphatidylinositol N-acetylglucosaminyltransferase subunit P isoform X1 gives MFLSIFSPLTSIHLFLLTNYRFFVLISHWSKSGKALQIRKAFSACVPGEVILGVVGSVSRTVYTIAQAFGQSHFLGRDMESPHSVNSPRRTLSLSKQRRKTVSVFDPDDKTSGFGLSGDHGPKPSEVYGFVGSITTVVATVIFFIWAYVPESWLQSAGISYYPSRYWALAVPTYVMVTVVLMLGFYIGLNFISTPSPASLNTIFDEFSKDPSSNECSLEDEKPIEPISDIGIDRINDIMFNDVT, from the exons ATGTTTCTCTCAATTTTCTCTCCTTTAACTTCAATACATCTCTTCTTACTAACAAATTACCGATTCTTTGTTTTAATTTCGCATTGGAGCAAATCGGGGAAGGCATTGCAAATTAGGAAGGCGTTCTCTGCGTGCGTTCCTGGTGAAG TAATTTTGGGTGTGGTTGGTAGTGTTAGCAGGACTGTCTATACTATAGCTCAAGCTTTTGGCCAAAGTCATTTCCTG GGACGCGACATGGAAAGTCCCCACTCTGTGAACAGTCCAAGAAGAACTCTCAGTCTGTCAAAGCAGCGGAGGAAAACTGTGTCTGTTTTTGACCCTGATGACAAAACCTCTGGCTTTGGATTGTCTGGCGATCATGGCCCTAAGCCTTCTGAAGTTTATGGTTTTGTTGGTTCTATTACCACTGTTGTTGCTACAG TTATTTTCTTCATATGGGCGTATGTTCCAGAATCATGGCTACAATCTGCTGGCATCTCGTACTATCCTAGCAG ATATTGGGCTCTAGCAGTACCAACATATGTGATGGTGACCGTTGTTTTGATGCTGGGATTCTACATTGGCCTGAACTTCATTTCAACACCTTCCCCTGCATCTTTAAACACAATTTTTG ATGAATTCAGTAAAGATCCTTCGAGTAACGAGTGTTCTCTAGAAGATGAGAAACCCATCGAGCCCATTTCAGACATTGGCATTGACAGAATCAATGATATTATGTTTAATGATGTAACCTAA
- the LOC137832390 gene encoding uncharacterized protein: protein MESAKMVGLKRLIRRRSSLRDYVVGSVAEKDHRHCPLHSQHLARLTPKRFLDLHQFVNKKAIAEERARIGDEMKRGYFADMAEFKQHGGKIGLASKVIIPAMVAVKFPDFEVSFSDGKTVKLPIRVSDFAVDSDKSSVPKASLVCLSFRANSQEMINSWSVPFLEAFRKSKGVHLYQVSFIDSWLLCLPPIKRFLLWTMKKPINDESKDTLQKQMVYSFGDHYYFRKELQILNLLTGYIFLLDNFGRVRWQGFGLATEDELSSLHSCTSLLLDEK, encoded by the exons ATGGAATCGGCGAAGATGGTCGGTTTGAAACGACTGATACGAAGGCGTTCCAGTCTCCGAGATTACGTTGTGGGTTCCGTAGCGGAGAAGGATCATCGGCACTGTCCTCTTCACTCGCAGCATTTGGCACGCCTCACCCCCAAACGCTTCCTCGATCTTCATCAG TTTGTAAATAAGAAAGCAATTGCGGAGGAGCGCGCTCGAAT TGGAGATGAAATGAAGAGGGGATACTTCGCTGATATGGCTGAGTTCAAACAGCATGGTGGTAAG ATTGGTTTAGCAAGTAAAGTGATAATACCGGCAATGGTAGCTGTGAAGTTTCCAGATTTTGAAGTCAGCTTCTCGGATGGTAAAACAGTGAAGCTTCCTATCCGTGTTTCTGATTTTGCAGTTGATTCTGATAAATCTTCTGTCCCCAAGGCATCTTTGGTTTGTCTTTCATTTCGAGCAAACTCCCAG GAAATGATAAACTCTTGGAGTGTACCTTTTCTTGAAGCATTTAGAAAATCAAAAGGTGTTCATTTATATCAG GTATCATTTATAGATTCGTGGCTTTTGTGCCTGCCTCCTATAAAACGGTTCCTTCTGTGGACAATGAAAAAACCTATTAATGATGAAAGCAAGGATACACTTCAGAAGCAGATGGTCTATTCATTTGGTGACCACTATTATTTCAGAAAAGAACTTCAGATATTGAATCTTCTAACAGG GTATATCTTTCTACTTGATAATTTCGGTAGAGTAAGATGGCAAGGCTTTGGATTGGCAACAGAAGATGAACTATCTTCTCTTCATTCTTGCACATCACTTCTTTTGGATGAGAAATGA
- the LOC137832389 gene encoding uncharacterized protein, with amino-acid sequence MEEEEALPVEAEAEAGIPGGSGTVSRARKLLFRRMLVGIKDGRFFLGSFYCIDKQGNIILQDAVEYRSTRQSSPSPMEQRCLGLILIPSSCRTSCHVDSSLHEHFSLLSLHPAPPS; translated from the coding sequence atggaagaagaagaagctctTCCGGTCGAAGCAGAAGCAGAAGCAGGCATCCCCGGTGGCTCTGGTACGGTGAGTCGGGCACGGAAGCTGCTGTTTCGGCGAATGCTGGTGGGGATCAAAGACGGAAGGTTCTTCTTGGGCTCCTTCTACTGCATCGACAAGCAAGGCAACATCATTCTCCAAGACGCCGTCGAGTATCGCAGCACGCGCCAATCCTCGCCTTCACCCATGGAACAGAGGTGCCTCGGCCTTATTCTCATCCCCTCCTCTTGCCGCACCTCTTGTCACGTCGATTCTTCTCTCCACGAACACTTCTCTCTCCTCTCGCTTCATCCAGCACCACCGAGTTAG
- the LOC137832391 gene encoding F-box protein At5g46170 yields MSSQRADLACRIFPEPDAYQIDHFDRLPDSLLLLVFNKIGDVKALGRCCVVSRRFHSLVPQVENVVVRVDCVISDDDSSSSSASSDKSRGPFWNLLRLVFGGIVKPIQTLGQFLGPKRPSSSSPSPSSSLAVGTDDDSDAGVTHHSPTQVLKNFNEIRLLRIELPSGELGIEDGVLLKWRADFGSTLDNCVVLGASSVFHPKDLTDSSATATNCTDDNGSIPDSFYTNGGLKLRVVWTISSLIAASARHYLLQPIISEHGTLDNLVLTDADGQGVLYMNREQLEELRVKPLSASSASKRTLVPALNMRLWYAPHLELPDGVVLKGATLVAIRPSEQSPNTAKKEASDLSWVSTAFEEPYRTAATMLVKRRTYCLEMNSF; encoded by the coding sequence ATGTCCTCTCAGCGCGCAGATCTAGCGTGCCGGATCTTCCCGGAACCCGATGCCTACCAAATCGACCACTTCGACCGCCTCCCGGACTCACTGCTCCTCCTTGTCTTCAACAAGATCGGCGACGTCAAAGCCCTAGGCCGCTGCTGCGTCGTTTCCCGTCGCTTCCACTCCCTCGTTCCGCAGGTCGAAAACGTCGTCGTTCGCGTCGACTGTGTCATCTCCGACGACgactcttcctcctcctccgcCTCCTCCGACAAGTCCCGCGGTCCTTTCTGGAACCTCCTCCGCCTCGTCTTCGGCGGAATCGTCAAGCCCATCCAAACCCTAGGCCAGTTCCTCGGCCCTAAACGTCCCTCCTCCTCCTCCCCCTCCCCCTCCTCCTCCCTCGCCGTCGGCACTGATGACGACTCCGACGCCGGCGTCACCCACCACTCCCCCACTCAGGTACTAAAAAACTTCAACGAGATTCGCCTCCTCCGGATCGAGCTCCCCAGCGGCGAGCTTGGCATCGAAGACGGTGTCCTCCTCAAATGGCGCGCCGATTTCGGATCAACCCTCGACAATTGCGTCGTCCTCGGCGCTTCCTCCGTCTTTCACCCGAAAGATCTCACCGACAGCTCCGCTACCGCCACCAATTGCACAGACGACAACGGAAGCATACCCGACTCGTTCTACACCAACGGCGGCCTCAAACTGCGCGTGGTTTGGACCATAAGCTCCCTGATCGCCGCCTCCGCTAGACATTATCTTCTGCAGCCTATAATTTCAGAGCATGGGACTCTCGACAATTTGGTCTTGACCGACGCTGATGGGCAGGGAGTGTTGTACATGAACAGGGAACAACTTGAGGAGCTGAGGGTGAAGCCTCTTTCTGCGTCGTCTGCGTCTAAGAGGACTCTCGTTCCGGCGCTCAACATGAGGCTGTGGTACGCGCCGCACCTGGAGTTGCCCGATGGGGTTGtgttgaagggtgccacgcttGTTGCCATTAGGCCCAGTGAACAATCCCCGAACACCGCCAAGAAGGAGGCTTCTGATTTGTCTTGGGTATCCACGGCGTTTGAGGAGCCTTATAGGACAGCTGCTACAATGCTTGTCAAGAGGAGGACTTATTGCCTTGAGATGAATTCTTTCTGA